One segment of Triticum aestivum cultivar Chinese Spring chromosome 2A, IWGSC CS RefSeq v2.1, whole genome shotgun sequence DNA contains the following:
- the LOC123191795 gene encoding uncharacterized protein — translation MMTARGSPRLSLLKKAVERDRASPPTSSVTKRRRGSLKEDRAQWNASLEKDLVDLLREHDTPEHKGQNGWSSEAWNTIVKKFHQKNPYARYEKKKIQEKEKELKREYKMIKEIRKQSGVSWDDRQCRILADPPLWKNIIISHPKAGKFKTKGFPLFEALGELHDGQTAEGTYNFTSIESSHCSTQSDLENLGGAGKNQGETLADGENLGGERVQIDEDVEEKWRRERTKEKEGANGDVAAMMEKYLEIRTKQVDDERNKPRVMDEYSIKNCIDLLKTMEITLEEEVKAFRVFKIPENREIFMSARPETALMWLRAEME, via the exons ATGATGACTGCTCGAGGGTCACCAAGGTTGAGCCTCCTCAAAAAAGCTGTCGAAAGGGATAGAGCATCACCTCCTACAAGCAGTGTGACAAAGAGGAGGAGAGGGTCTCTCAAAG AAGATAGAGCACAGTGGAATGCAAGCCTTGAGAAAGATCTTGTGGACTTGCTTCGTGAGCATGATACACCTGAACATAAGGGTCAAAATGGATGGAGCTCAGAAGCATGGAATACGATAGTGAAGAAATTCCACCAAAAGAATCCTTATGCTAGGTACGAGAAGAAGAAAAtccaagaaaaggaaaaagagttgAAAAGAGAATACAAGATGATCAAAGAGATAAGGAAGCAAAGCGGCGTTTCATGGGACGACCGGCAGTGCAGGATTCTAGCGGATCCACCACTTTGGAAAAACATCATCATA TCACACCCTAAAGCTGGAAAGTTCAAGACAAAAGGCTTCCCTCTTTTTGAAGCTTTGGGAGAATTGCATGATG GCCAAACTGCAGAAGGGACATATAACTTCACCTCTATCGAGTCATCACATTGCTCAACCCAATCAGATCTCGAGAATCTTGGAGGAGCTGGcaagaatcaaggagaaacatTAGCTGATGGTGAGAATCTTGGAGGAGAAAGGGTGCAGATCGATGAAGATGTTGAGGAG AAATGGAGAAGAGAAAGAACCAAAGAGAAGGAGGGGGCGAATGGTGATGTGGCTGCAATGATGGAGAAGTACTTGGAAATAAGGACGAAGCAGGTGGACGATGAGAGGAATAAGCCAAGGGTCATGGATGAGTACTCTATCAAAAACTGCATTGATCTGCTGAAAACAATGGAGATCACACTTGAAGAAGAAGTCAAGGCTTTTCGAGTCTTCAAGATCCCCGAGAACCGAGAGATTTTCATGAGTGCCAGACCGGAGACTGCTCTTATGTGGCTGAGAGCTGAAATGGAATAA